A part of Silurus meridionalis isolate SWU-2019-XX chromosome 18, ASM1480568v1, whole genome shotgun sequence genomic DNA contains:
- the chst11 gene encoding carbohydrate sulfotransferase 11 isoform X3: protein MAEFSRAALLHQARRDQVAQTCRAHSASSRKRHVLTPGDLKHLVVDEEHELIYCYVPKVACTNWKRVMMVLSGHGKYSDPMQILPSEAHVPSNLKTLNQYSIADINYRLKNYIKFLFVREPFERLVSAYRNKFTLRYNTSFHKRYGTRIVRRYRKNATAEALQNGGDVKFTEFAEYLVDPATKREAPLNEHWQTVYALCHPCDIHYDLVGKYETLEEDADYVLKLAGVPDSLHFPSYAKSTRTTDQMAAMFFNNISSQQQSQLYQLYKMDFLMFNYSSPSYLKEQ, encoded by the coding sequence GCGGAGTTCTCCAGAGCAGCTCTTCTCCATCAGGCTCGGCGGGACCAGGTGGCCCAGACGTGTCGTGCCCACAGTGCCTCGAGCCGCAAGCGGCACGTCCTGACACCCGGCGACCTGAAACACTTGGTAGTGGATGAAGAACATGAGCTGATCTACTGCTACGTCCCCAAGGTGGCTTGCACCAACTGGAAGAGGGTGATGATGGTCCTGAGCGGGCACGGCAAGTACAGCGATCCCATGCAGATCCTGCCCAGTGAGGCCCACGTGCCCTCCAACCTTAAGACGCTCAACCAGTACAGCATCGCCGACATCAACTACCGCCTGAAGAATTACATCAAGTTCTTGTTTGTGCGCGAGCCCTTCGAGCGCCTGGTGTCTGCGTACCGGAACAAGTTCACCCTGCGCTACAACACGTCCTTTCACAAGCGCTATGGCACCCGCATAGTCCGGCGCTACCGCAAGAACGCCACGGCTGAAGCGCTCCAGAACGGCGGCGACGTCAAGTTCACGGAGTTCGCAGAGTACCTTGTGGATCCGGCCACGAAACGTGAGGCGCCGCTGAACGAGCACTGGCAGACGGTGTACGCCCTGTGTCACCCCTGCGACATCCACTACGACCTGGTGGGCAAGTACGAGACGCTGGAAGAGGACGCCGACTACGTGTTGAAGCTGGCCGGGGTGCCCGACTCGCTCCATTTTCCGTCCTACGCCAAGTCGACTCGCACCACCGACCAGATGGCGGCCATGTTTTTCAACAACATTAGCTCGCAGCAGCAGAGCCAGCTCTATCAgctttacaagatggacttccTGATGTTTAACTACTCCTCTCCAAGTTACCTGAAGGAGCAGTAG